A part of Oncorhynchus clarkii lewisi isolate Uvic-CL-2024 unplaced genomic scaffold, UVic_Ocla_1.0 unplaced_contig_2113_pilon_pilon, whole genome shotgun sequence genomic DNA contains:
- the LOC139399251 gene encoding zinc finger protein 391-like, giving the protein MSPNGSFQAQLSSIMETLTTSAVAEITKLVDYSSALLFSEISRQQGENDALRKALYCMQIELGTERPKRGTSSVDISLEVQLCDEIQNNKGVGDHRFPDKQLVVSERHYGVDAAIELGETSAPQRRTVKEECPDVKQVILQPDPKGEDRPEEVVEASHPEEAEHIIIGGEGNGGLSLKDDFQAMDESQSEAYHSSTAEPEEEDTSQDFSEELEMWVKSEPGSESDTPSFTPSVAENKMVDHLTGREMHACSYCNKRFNYRSQVIIHERVHTRERPFVCKQCGKGFSQINNLKKHQLCHRGGEGNHECGECGKAFCHTQSLKNHMVAAHGFGSRLDCETCGKTFHNKKALIAHSTSHSRAFGCEICGKAFGTKQTLKTHQFTHTGERPFICNYCGKSFAYLCNLKTHKRVHTGEKPFGCELCGKCFTQKHCLEKHLCID; this is encoded by the exons ATGTCTCCAAACGGGTCTTTCCAGGCACAACTTTCTTCAATTATGGAGACGCTGACGACGTCTGCCGTTGCAGAGATTACAAAACTGGTCGATTACAGTTCTGCCCTTCTATTCTCGGAGATATCCCGACAACAGGGAGAGAACGACGCTCTTCGGAAGGCATTGTACTGTATGCAAATCGAGCTCGGGACCGAGAGACCAAAGCGGGGCACCTCTTCTGTTGATATATCTTTAGAAGTTCAGCTTTGCGACGAGATCC AGAATAATAAAGGCGTGGGGGACCACAGGTTTCCGGACAAGCAGTTGGTTGTGAGTGAGAGGCACTATGGAGTGGATGCTGCCATCGAATTGGGAGAAACCAGTGCACCGCAGCGCAGAACAGTGAAGGAAGAA TGTCCTGACGTGAAACAGGTCATTTTACAACCAGACCCTAAAGGTGAGGACAGGCCGGAGGAGGTTGTGGAGGCTAGTCACCCGGAGGAAGCAGAGCACATCATTATCGGTGGAGAAGGAAATG GTGGCCTGTCCCTAAAAGATGATTTCCAGGCCATGGACGAGAGCCAGTCAGAGGCGTACCACAGCTCCACAGCAGAGCCCGAGGAAGAAGACACCAGCCAAGACTTCAGCGAGGAGCTGGAGATGTGGGTCAAGTCTGAGCCGGGGTCAGAGAGCGACACCCCCAGCTTCACCCCCAGTGTCGCAGAAAACAAGATGGTCGACCACCTCACGGGCAGGGAAATGCACGCCTGTTCATACTGCAACAAACGCTTCAACTACCGTAGCCAGGTGATAATCCACGAGCGGGTTCACACGAGGGAGAGGCCGTTCGTCTGCAAGCAGTGCGGCAAGGGTTTCTCCCAGATTAACAACCTCAAGAAGCACCAGCTCTGtcacaggggaggggaggggaatcaCGAGTGCGGGGAGTGTGGAAAGGCGTTCTGCCACACCCAGAGCCTGAAGAATCACATGGTGGCAGCTCACGGCTTCGGTTCAAGGTTGGACTGCGAGACGTGCGGCAAGACGTTTCACAATAAGAAAGCTCTCATCGCACACTCCACCAGTCACAGCAGGGCTTTTGGCTGCGAGATATGCGGGAAGGCTTTCGGTACGAAACAAACTCTTAAGACCCACCAGTTCACTCACACGGGGGAGCGTCCGTTCATCTGCAACTACTGCGGCAAGAGCTTTGCCTACCTCTGTAACCTTAAAACTCACAAGAGGGTTCACACTGGGGAGAAACCCTTTGGCTGTGAGCTGTGTGGCAAGTGTTTCACTCAGAAACACTGCCTGGAGAAACACTTGTGTATAGATTAA
- the LOC139399249 gene encoding ladderlectin-like yields the protein MKVLIIFALLCVALSARAAAVPVESDAVAVEETKSAPEEAVEVEAPAAEEKLSDAPGVFSEDENEAVEVAAAAPKDKAARRFCPDGWFSYQSKCYMFVNTPRSWFGAEEHCNELGASLASASSSPEYRYLQQITRTANRATAWIGGFYLQGTWMWIDRSGMYYTNWYSQSTATSNPCMYLQSAVGQGWRNCGCGGQLPFICVHNYRC from the exons atgaaGGTTCTGATCATCTTTGCACTACTTTGTGTCGCCCTCTCTGCTAGGGCAGCAGCAG TTCCTGTGGAGAGCGATGCTGTGGCGGTAGAAGAGACAAAAAGTGCCCCAG AGGAGGCTGTTGAGGTTGAGGCTCCTGCAGCAGAGGAGAAGCTGAGTGACGCCCCAG GTGTCTTTTCAGAAGATGAGAATGAGGCAGTTGAGGTGGCTGCTGCAGCACCTAAAGATAAAG CGGCACGCAGGTTCTGCCCTGACGGATGGTTCAGCTACCAGTCCAAGTGTTACATGTTTGTGAACACTCCTCGGTCCTGGTTCGGAGCCGAG GAACATTGCAATGAACTGGGCGCCAGCCTGGCCTCTGCCAGCTCCTCCCCTGAGTATCGTTACCTGCAACAGATAACCAGAACAGCCAACAGAGCCACCGCCTGGATAGGTGGATTCTACCTCCAG GGAACTTGGATGTGGATCGACCGCTCAGGAATGTATTACACCAACTGGTACAGCCAGAGCACCGCAACCAGCAACCCCTGCATGTACCTGCAATCTGCTG TGGGCCAGGGGTGGAGGAACTGCGGATGTGGCGGACAATTACCATTCATCTGCGTGCACAACTATCGCTGTTAG
- the LOC139399250 gene encoding ladderlectin-like, which produces MVVMMVVLLVWMKRERTLHIEEDVQTEAVEEVAAAPKAARSFCPDGWLSYQSKCYMFVNTPRSWFNAEEHCNELGASLASASSSPEYRYLQQITRTANRATAWIGGFYLQGYWMWIDRSGMYYTNWYSQSTATSNSCMYLQSAVGQGWRNLGCGTQYPFICVHNYRC; this is translated from the exons atggtggtgatgatggtggtgctgCTTGTCTGGATGAAAAGGGAGAGAAC ACTTCACATAG AAGAGGATGTACAGACTGAGGCTGTTGAAGAGGTGGCTGCGGCACCTAAAG CAGCACGCAGTTTCTGCCCTGACGGATGGCTCAGCTACCAGTCCAAGTGTTACATGTTTGTGAACACTCCTCGGTCCTGGTTCAACGCTGAG GAACATTGCAATGAACTGGGCGCCAGCCTGGCCTCCGCCAGCTCCTCCCCCGAGTATCGTTATCTGCAACAGATAACCAGAACAGCCAACAGAGCCACCGCCTGGATCGGTGGATTCTACCTCCAG GGATATTGGATGTGGATCGACCGCTCAGGAATGTATTACACCAACTGGTACAGCCAGAGCACCGCAACCAGCAACTCCTGCATGTACCTGCAATCTGCTG TGGGCCAGGGCTGGAGGAACCTCGGATGTGGCACACAATACCCATTCATCTGCGTGCACAACTATCGCTGTTAG
- the LOC139399247 gene encoding uncharacterized protein, translated as MSVTRVLHQRISSVMGILASAAVTEICKLVDDCCGALRVEVSQSKEQILLLEKQLSLAESRYRSVSGKGLTPVTGDSPIINSSSGDSPAANADDADEDEVNTLEVDGVNGNQHALWKEVSTAPTDEAGPLTLTPGPIVSSNENTGPPAMTPDPIVISSDIPRKQHITSFRVGETPKIQPCTTCCSLYHCPFCRPSAFKPNELHRIIPHIQSHLKSAVQNDEYIVYNCKLTCRDYPHYHCSYCDHVLCRKALFIEHFRACRKRNGTQTPARVPAQSVAPPLQQHPSPAQRPLAHATSTPVLPLTSIPAVPSSSRPATPPSLPVALQTLNTDTPLMEKTDASASHNPVTHQDSEPSSPEVYSCPPTPQIETERPQRPSQRDAVPVQTQCDHCGIILNKKNFKVHMKRKHHKEYIAAENEEALRRYLAESKMDVPPWCRATKVQCDLCGIRLNKKNFKNHMKRKHKVIVTASAFQEAFDRCLGEQGLLVVESSLPGYTYTRTQERGRRGEERDDDLFPYIDMEEEQSDRFPDTGALLAQETDLATQQLQGKRVLPGMNPQRYHGLGKPHLLELPLESLVWIFRDVLRVDGKRGYWNLSLVCRTFNAILTNEIIRKYSTGKRSDPEPQ; from the exons ATGTCGGTAACGCGTGTTTTGCATCAACGGATAAGCTCTGTCATGGGCATACTAGCCTCAGCTGCTGTGACCGAGATTTGCAAGTTAGTGGACGATTGCTGTGGAGCGTTACGTGTAGAAGTCTCTCAAAGCAAGGAGCAAATCCTATTGCTAGAGAAGCAACTCAGCCTGGCGGAGTCGAGGTACAGGTCGGTGAGTGGCAAAGGGCTGACGCCTGTCACCGGCGACTCACCAATAATCAACAGTTCGTCGGGCGATTCACCCGCGGCGAATGCCGATGATGCGGACGAAGACGAAG TTAACACTCTTGAGGTGGACGGTGTCAATGGCAATCAGCACGCTCTGTGGAAAGAGGTATCCACAGCACCAACTGATGAGGCTGGGCCCCTCACACTGACCCCTGGCCCCATAGTCAGTTCCAATGAGAACACTGGGCCCCCCGCAATGACCCCTGACCCCATAGTCATTTCCAGTGACATACCCAGAAAG CAACATATTACCAGTTTCCGAGTTGGTGAAACTCCCAAGATACAACCGTGCACCACGTGCTGCTCCCTCTACCACTGCCCCTTCTGCCGACCGTCTGCGTTCAAACCCAACGAGTTACACCGGATCATCCCACACATCCAGAGCCACCTGAAAAGTGCAGTTCAGAATGACG AGTACATCGTCTACAACTGCAAACTGACGTGCAGAGACTACCCTCACTACCACTGCAGCTATTGTGACCATGTACTCTGCAGAAAAGCGTTGTTTATAGAACATTTCAGAGCTTGCAGAAAGCGGAACGGGACTCAAACACCTGCCCGTGTCCCAGCTCAATCTGTTGCTCCGCCCCTCCAGCAACATCCCTCTCCAGCCCAGAGACCTCTCGCCCATGCAACATCCACACCTGTCCTGCCTCTCACATCTATACCTGCTGTCCCTTCCAGCTCCAGACCTGCCACCCCTCCGAGCTTACCAGTCGCTCTTCAAACTctaaacacagacacacctctAATGGAAAAAACAGATGCTTCTGCCAGTCACAATCCGGTCACACACCAGGATTCGGAACCCTCCTCGCCCGAAGTGTACAGCTGCCCTCCGACGCCGCAGATTGAGACCGAGAGACCGCAAAGACCTTCCCAAAGGGACGCAGTTCCTGTACAGACTCAGTGTGACCACTGCGGCATCATCCTAAACAAGAAGAACTTCAAGGTTCACATGAAGAGGAAACACCACAAAGAGTACATCGCTGCAGAGAACGAGGAGGCCCTGAGGAGATACCTGGCCGAATCCAAGATGGACGTGCCACCCTGGTGCCGTGCCACCAAGGTCCAGTGCGATCTCTGCGGAATCAGGCTGAACAAGAAGAATTTCAAGAACCACATGAAGAGGAAACACAAGGTGATCGTGACGGCGTCTGCCTTCCAGGAAGCTTTCGACCGGTGCCTGGGCGAACAAGGCCTGTTGGTGGTCGAGAGCTCGTTGCCCGGCTACACTTATACTAGGACGCAGGAAAGAGGAAGGCGGGGGGAAGAGCGTGACGATGACCTCTTTCCGTACATCGACATGGAAGAAGAACAAAGCGACAGGTTCCCGGACACAGGCGCACTACTGGCCCAGGAAACGGACCTGGCGACCCAGCAGTTGCAAGGAAAGAGAGTGCTGCCTGGAATG AATCCCCAGAGGTACCATGGTCTGGGGAAACCTCATCTCCTGGAG CTTCCTCTTGAGTCGCTGGTGTGGATCTTCCGGGACGTACTGCGTGTGGATGGAAAGAGAGGCTACTGGAACCTGTCTCTGGTCTGCAGAACCTTCAATGCCATCCTGACAAATGAAATCATCAGGAAGTACTCCACAGGGAAG AGATCTGATCCTGAACCCCAGTAG
- the LOC139399248 gene encoding zinc finger protein with KRAB and SCAN domains 1-like isoform X2, with the protein MPMADMQEMPLIKMENLDTSSPEEIVQLVSESSEKIIVPEPGSSSSTEPTDLLDQQGNRHRAPDTSLNIEPENQTFQHPASQYNRARQDHQVAEGVTWETDHQPIEYSLSQWTENQETDNPTVNAPHNLGPDSKRLSQHPGRRGAPGNSGVCMSASGSLDWVPDVVLVDSVPIKVEADMSSEWSITGQVATSGEVCSDSRQLVDNRGRGEMESGQTTCPPDTQHAEQGTTVGSRSKLPDFNGLSTQNSFSSPRVTLHQVPRRGKPVHFPNFNRASTSSPKGIEKQPQQLTSHSTQRQLRCSLCGKPFPKPAHLQRHMRVHTGEKPYGCSHCTKRFSHSHQLKMHERVHTGEKPFQCVYCGKCFTQSGHMKKHLLVHTGGRPQDVVLP; encoded by the exons ATGCCG ATGGCAGATATGCAAGAGATGCCTCTTATCAAAATGGAGAACCTTGACACCAGCAGCCCGGAAG AGATTGTCCAACTGGtcagtgagagcagtgagaagATAATTGTGCCAGAACCAGGTTCTTCATCATCTACTGAACCCACAGACCTTCTGGACCAGCAGGGCAACAGACACAGAGCTCCAGACACCTCACTCAATATAGAACCTGAAAACCAGACGTTCCAGCATCCAGCGTCACAATACAACAGAGCAAGACAGGACCATCAGGTTGCTGAGGGTGTGACCTGGGAAACTGACCATCAACCCATAGAATACAGCCTGTCCCAATGGACAGAGAACCAAGAGACTGACAACCCAACTGTGAATGCTCCTCATAATTTAGGGCCAGACTCCAAAAGGCTGTCTCAACATCCAGGGAGGAGAGGGGCGCCTGGTAACTCTGGGGTCTGCATGTCTGCTTCAGGCTCTCTGGACTGGGTACCTGATGTGGTGCTGGTGGACTCAGTTCCTATTAAAGTGGAGGCAGATATGAGTTCAGAATGGAGCATAACTGGCCAAGTGGCGACATCTGGAGAGGTTTGTTCAGACAGCAGGCAGCTTGTGGACaacagaggaagaggggaaatGGAGTCTGGACAGACAACATGTCCCCCTGACACTCAACATGCGGAGCAAGGTACAACTGTAGGATCAAGGTCCAAGTTGCCAGATTTCAACGGATTGTCCACCCAAAACAGCTTTTCATCCCCAAGGGTTACTCTCCACCAGGTTCCCCGAAGAGGCAAGCCAGTCCACTTCCCGAATTTCAACAGAGCCTCCACTTCTTCACCGAAAGGCATAGAAAAGCAGCCACAACAGCTGACGTCTCACTCCACCCAGAGGCAGCTCCGGTGCAGCCTCTGTGGAAAGCCCTTCCCCAAGCCGGCGCACCTGCAGAGGCACATGCGGGTCCATACAGGGGAGAAACCGTACGGCTGCAGCCACTGCACCAAGCGCTTCTCCCACAGCCACCAGCTGAAGATGCATGAGAGGGTCCACACCGGAGAGAAACCGTTTCAATGTGTCTACTGTGGGAAGTGCTTCACCCAGTCTGGCCACATGAAGAAGCATCTCCTTGTCCACACTGGTGGCAGGCCACAGGACGTTGTGCTGCCCTGA
- the LOC139399248 gene encoding zinc finger protein with KRAB and SCAN domains 1-like isoform X4, giving the protein MPMADMQEMPLIKMENLDTSSPEEIVQLVSESSEKIIVPEPGSSSSTEPTDLLDQQGNRHRAPDTSLNIEPENQTFQHPASQYNRARQDHQVAEEYSLSQWTENQETDNPTVNAPHNLGPDSKRLSQHPGRRGAPGNSGVCMSASGSLDWVPDVVLVDSVPIKVEADMSSEWSITGQVATSGEVCSDSRQLVDNRGRGEMESGQTTCPPDTQHAEQGTTVGSRSKLPDFNGLSTQNSFSSPRVTLHQVPRRGKPVHFPNFNRASTSSPKGIEKQPQQLTSHSTQRQLRCSLCGKPFPKPAHLQRHMRVHTGEKPYGCSHCTKRFSHSHQLKMHERVHTGEKPFQCVYCGKCFTQSGHMKKHLLVHTGGRPQDVVLP; this is encoded by the exons ATGCCG ATGGCAGATATGCAAGAGATGCCTCTTATCAAAATGGAGAACCTTGACACCAGCAGCCCGGAAG AGATTGTCCAACTGGtcagtgagagcagtgagaagATAATTGTGCCAGAACCAGGTTCTTCATCATCTACTGAACCCACAGACCTTCTGGACCAGCAGGGCAACAGACACAGAGCTCCAGACACCTCACTCAATATAGAACCTGAAAACCAGACGTTCCAGCATCCAGCGTCACAATACAACAGAGCAAGACAGGACCATCAGGTTGCTGAGG AATACAGCCTGTCCCAATGGACAGAGAACCAAGAGACTGACAACCCAACTGTGAATGCTCCTCATAATTTAGGGCCAGACTCCAAAAGGCTGTCTCAACATCCAGGGAGGAGAGGGGCGCCTGGTAACTCTGGGGTCTGCATGTCTGCTTCAGGCTCTCTGGACTGGGTACCTGATGTGGTGCTGGTGGACTCAGTTCCTATTAAAGTGGAGGCAGATATGAGTTCAGAATGGAGCATAACTGGCCAAGTGGCGACATCTGGAGAGGTTTGTTCAGACAGCAGGCAGCTTGTGGACaacagaggaagaggggaaatGGAGTCTGGACAGACAACATGTCCCCCTGACACTCAACATGCGGAGCAAGGTACAACTGTAGGATCAAGGTCCAAGTTGCCAGATTTCAACGGATTGTCCACCCAAAACAGCTTTTCATCCCCAAGGGTTACTCTCCACCAGGTTCCCCGAAGAGGCAAGCCAGTCCACTTCCCGAATTTCAACAGAGCCTCCACTTCTTCACCGAAAGGCATAGAAAAGCAGCCACAACAGCTGACGTCTCACTCCACCCAGAGGCAGCTCCGGTGCAGCCTCTGTGGAAAGCCCTTCCCCAAGCCGGCGCACCTGCAGAGGCACATGCGGGTCCATACAGGGGAGAAACCGTACGGCTGCAGCCACTGCACCAAGCGCTTCTCCCACAGCCACCAGCTGAAGATGCATGAGAGGGTCCACACCGGAGAGAAACCGTTTCAATGTGTCTACTGTGGGAAGTGCTTCACCCAGTCTGGCCACATGAAGAAGCATCTCCTTGTCCACACTGGTGGCAGGCCACAGGACGTTGTGCTGCCCTGA
- the LOC139399248 gene encoding zinc finger protein with KRAB and SCAN domains 1-like isoform X1 produces MNTKQMADMQEMPLIKMENLDTSSPEEIVQLVSESSEKIIVPEPGSSSSTEPTDLLDQQGNRHRAPDTSLNIEPENQTFQHPASQYNRARQDHQVAEGVTWETDHQPIEYSLSQWTENQETDNPTVNAPHNLGPDSKRLSQHPGRRGAPGNSGVCMSASGSLDWVPDVVLVDSVPIKVEADMSSEWSITGQVATSGEVCSDSRQLVDNRGRGEMESGQTTCPPDTQHAEQGTTVGSRSKLPDFNGLSTQNSFSSPRVTLHQVPRRGKPVHFPNFNRASTSSPKGIEKQPQQLTSHSTQRQLRCSLCGKPFPKPAHLQRHMRVHTGEKPYGCSHCTKRFSHSHQLKMHERVHTGEKPFQCVYCGKCFTQSGHMKKHLLVHTGGRPQDVVLP; encoded by the exons ATGAATACAAAACAGATGGCAGATATGCAAGAGATGCCTCTTATCAAAATGGAGAACCTTGACACCAGCAGCCCGGAAG AGATTGTCCAACTGGtcagtgagagcagtgagaagATAATTGTGCCAGAACCAGGTTCTTCATCATCTACTGAACCCACAGACCTTCTGGACCAGCAGGGCAACAGACACAGAGCTCCAGACACCTCACTCAATATAGAACCTGAAAACCAGACGTTCCAGCATCCAGCGTCACAATACAACAGAGCAAGACAGGACCATCAGGTTGCTGAGGGTGTGACCTGGGAAACTGACCATCAACCCATAGAATACAGCCTGTCCCAATGGACAGAGAACCAAGAGACTGACAACCCAACTGTGAATGCTCCTCATAATTTAGGGCCAGACTCCAAAAGGCTGTCTCAACATCCAGGGAGGAGAGGGGCGCCTGGTAACTCTGGGGTCTGCATGTCTGCTTCAGGCTCTCTGGACTGGGTACCTGATGTGGTGCTGGTGGACTCAGTTCCTATTAAAGTGGAGGCAGATATGAGTTCAGAATGGAGCATAACTGGCCAAGTGGCGACATCTGGAGAGGTTTGTTCAGACAGCAGGCAGCTTGTGGACaacagaggaagaggggaaatGGAGTCTGGACAGACAACATGTCCCCCTGACACTCAACATGCGGAGCAAGGTACAACTGTAGGATCAAGGTCCAAGTTGCCAGATTTCAACGGATTGTCCACCCAAAACAGCTTTTCATCCCCAAGGGTTACTCTCCACCAGGTTCCCCGAAGAGGCAAGCCAGTCCACTTCCCGAATTTCAACAGAGCCTCCACTTCTTCACCGAAAGGCATAGAAAAGCAGCCACAACAGCTGACGTCTCACTCCACCCAGAGGCAGCTCCGGTGCAGCCTCTGTGGAAAGCCCTTCCCCAAGCCGGCGCACCTGCAGAGGCACATGCGGGTCCATACAGGGGAGAAACCGTACGGCTGCAGCCACTGCACCAAGCGCTTCTCCCACAGCCACCAGCTGAAGATGCATGAGAGGGTCCACACCGGAGAGAAACCGTTTCAATGTGTCTACTGTGGGAAGTGCTTCACCCAGTCTGGCCACATGAAGAAGCATCTCCTTGTCCACACTGGTGGCAGGCCACAGGACGTTGTGCTGCCCTGA
- the LOC139399248 gene encoding zinc finger protein with KRAB and SCAN domains 1-like isoform X3, translating to MADMQEMPLIKMENLDTSSPEEIVQLVSESSEKIIVPEPGSSSSTEPTDLLDQQGNRHRAPDTSLNIEPENQTFQHPASQYNRARQDHQVAEGVTWETDHQPIEYSLSQWTENQETDNPTVNAPHNLGPDSKRLSQHPGRRGAPGNSGVCMSASGSLDWVPDVVLVDSVPIKVEADMSSEWSITGQVATSGEVCSDSRQLVDNRGRGEMESGQTTCPPDTQHAEQGTTVGSRSKLPDFNGLSTQNSFSSPRVTLHQVPRRGKPVHFPNFNRASTSSPKGIEKQPQQLTSHSTQRQLRCSLCGKPFPKPAHLQRHMRVHTGEKPYGCSHCTKRFSHSHQLKMHERVHTGEKPFQCVYCGKCFTQSGHMKKHLLVHTGGRPQDVVLP from the exons ATGGCAGATATGCAAGAGATGCCTCTTATCAAAATGGAGAACCTTGACACCAGCAGCCCGGAAG AGATTGTCCAACTGGtcagtgagagcagtgagaagATAATTGTGCCAGAACCAGGTTCTTCATCATCTACTGAACCCACAGACCTTCTGGACCAGCAGGGCAACAGACACAGAGCTCCAGACACCTCACTCAATATAGAACCTGAAAACCAGACGTTCCAGCATCCAGCGTCACAATACAACAGAGCAAGACAGGACCATCAGGTTGCTGAGGGTGTGACCTGGGAAACTGACCATCAACCCATAGAATACAGCCTGTCCCAATGGACAGAGAACCAAGAGACTGACAACCCAACTGTGAATGCTCCTCATAATTTAGGGCCAGACTCCAAAAGGCTGTCTCAACATCCAGGGAGGAGAGGGGCGCCTGGTAACTCTGGGGTCTGCATGTCTGCTTCAGGCTCTCTGGACTGGGTACCTGATGTGGTGCTGGTGGACTCAGTTCCTATTAAAGTGGAGGCAGATATGAGTTCAGAATGGAGCATAACTGGCCAAGTGGCGACATCTGGAGAGGTTTGTTCAGACAGCAGGCAGCTTGTGGACaacagaggaagaggggaaatGGAGTCTGGACAGACAACATGTCCCCCTGACACTCAACATGCGGAGCAAGGTACAACTGTAGGATCAAGGTCCAAGTTGCCAGATTTCAACGGATTGTCCACCCAAAACAGCTTTTCATCCCCAAGGGTTACTCTCCACCAGGTTCCCCGAAGAGGCAAGCCAGTCCACTTCCCGAATTTCAACAGAGCCTCCACTTCTTCACCGAAAGGCATAGAAAAGCAGCCACAACAGCTGACGTCTCACTCCACCCAGAGGCAGCTCCGGTGCAGCCTCTGTGGAAAGCCCTTCCCCAAGCCGGCGCACCTGCAGAGGCACATGCGGGTCCATACAGGGGAGAAACCGTACGGCTGCAGCCACTGCACCAAGCGCTTCTCCCACAGCCACCAGCTGAAGATGCATGAGAGGGTCCACACCGGAGAGAAACCGTTTCAATGTGTCTACTGTGGGAAGTGCTTCACCCAGTCTGGCCACATGAAGAAGCATCTCCTTGTCCACACTGGTGGCAGGCCACAGGACGTTGTGCTGCCCTGA